One window from the genome of Babylonia areolata isolate BAREFJ2019XMU chromosome 13, ASM4173473v1, whole genome shotgun sequence encodes:
- the LOC143288851 gene encoding uncharacterized protein LOC143288851 translates to MTSCGGTTCCGRGPARSRVECGLTCLRDARCVLYSVSPGTGGAAGTCRTHSKRLPPAARREVVSGARTFSPVTTDNWNNKVCVSDHDCTDYMTACFSGKCLCDGGFFYDVNLNGCVSTCTRGLGDSYTAYPDIHLNQTSAWISDANGSVSSCTPLCNANPGCTGFNFGSGWPRCYFKYGTPQDYPVIRFSGTVKTFYQRTCA, encoded by the exons ATGACGTCATGTGGAGGGACGACGTGCTGTGGCAGAGGCCCGGCACGGTCCAGAGTTGAATGCGGCCTGACGTGTTTGCGTGATGCTCGGTGCGTCCTGTACTCCGTCAGCCCGGGGACTGGCGGTGCGGCGGGCACCTGTCGGACTCACAGCAAGCGGCTACCTCCGGCAGCGAGGCGGGAGGTGGTGAGCGGAGCCCGCACCTTCTCTCCCGTCACCACAG atAACTGGAATAACAAAGTCTGCGTCTCTGACCATGACTGCACAGACTACATGACTGCCTGTTTCTCCGGCAAGTGTCTGTGTGACGGTGGATTCTTCTATGATGTCAACCTCAACGGCTGTGTCAGCA CGTGCACGCGGGGCCTGGGTGACAGCTACACGGCATACCCAGACATCCATCTGAATCAGACATCTGCGTGGATCTCTGATGCCAATGGTTCCGTGTCCAGCTGTACACCCCTCTGCAATGCTAACCCCGGGTGTACTGGCTTTAACTTCGGGAGTGGCTGGCCCAGATGCTATTTCAAATATGGCACCCCTCAAGACTACCCTGTGATTCGGTTTTCTGGCACTGTGAAGACCTTCTACCAGAGAACCTGCGCGTGA